From the Pectobacterium carotovorum genome, one window contains:
- the sirB1 gene encoding invasion regulator SirB1, which produces MSAIADFEFNQSLLSDGVVLVSQAIRRDFPAQDVRQNLQQLVESARAAIPDDLEQDLQLEKLIELFYHTWGFGGAGGVYRLSDALWLDQVLESRQGLPVSLGVIFLHIANELGLPLMPVIFPTQLILRADWLDEEMWLINPLNGDTLSEHVLEVWLKGNIGPSTRLLDEDLDEAENVLIVRKMLDTLKVALMEEKQMELALRASEAVLQFDPDDPYEIRDRGLIYAQLDCDHIALSDLNYFVEQCPEDPVSEMIKVQIHSIEQKQIVLH; this is translated from the coding sequence ATGAGTGCTATTGCTGATTTTGAATTCAACCAGTCGCTGCTAAGTGATGGTGTCGTGTTGGTTTCACAGGCTATTCGCCGCGACTTTCCCGCTCAGGACGTGCGGCAAAATCTGCAACAGCTGGTTGAGAGCGCTCGAGCCGCTATTCCTGACGATCTCGAGCAAGATCTTCAGCTTGAAAAGCTGATTGAGCTGTTTTATCACACCTGGGGGTTCGGCGGTGCGGGCGGCGTTTATCGCCTGTCTGATGCACTGTGGCTCGATCAGGTGCTTGAATCGCGTCAGGGCCTGCCCGTGTCACTTGGCGTCATCTTCCTGCATATCGCCAATGAGCTTGGTCTGCCGCTGATGCCGGTCATTTTCCCGACGCAGCTGATTCTGCGCGCCGACTGGCTCGACGAAGAGATGTGGCTGATCAACCCGCTAAACGGCGATACGCTGAGTGAGCATGTGCTGGAAGTCTGGCTGAAAGGCAACATCGGTCCATCAACCCGCCTGCTGGATGAAGATCTGGATGAAGCAGAGAATGTCCTGATCGTGCGTAAAATGCTCGACACGTTGAAAGTCGCACTGATGGAAGAAAAGCAGATGGAACTGGCGTTAAGAGCCAGCGAAGCGGTGCTGCAATTTGACCCAGACGATCCGTACGAAATTCGCGATCGCGGCCTGATTTATGCACAGCTGGATTGCGACCATATTGCGCTGTCCGATCTCAACTATTTCGTTGAACAGTGCCCGGAAGACCCGGTGAGTGAAATGATAAAAGTGCAGATTCACTCGATAGAGCAGAAACAGATTGTCTTGCATTAA
- a CDS encoding SirB2 family protein translates to MDVITLYPATIYLHLATVGISISLFIIRFFWLCRQSALLQQRWVKILPHINDTLLLISGIGLITLSHTYPFTPEQSWLTEKLFGVIIYILLGAIALGKRPRSQTVRWLAFVSALMCFGVVVLLALTQSPLLME, encoded by the coding sequence ATGGACGTGATAACTCTTTACCCAGCCACGATATATCTGCATCTGGCAACGGTTGGCATCAGTATTTCCCTGTTTATTATTCGTTTTTTCTGGCTGTGTCGGCAATCAGCGTTGCTGCAACAGCGCTGGGTGAAAATCCTGCCGCATATTAACGATACCTTGTTATTAATCAGCGGTATTGGTTTAATCACGCTTAGCCACACTTATCCGTTTACTCCCGAGCAAAGCTGGCTGACGGAAAAACTGTTTGGCGTTATTATTTATATCCTTCTTGGCGCGATCGCCTTGGGGAAACGCCCCCGTAGTCAGACTGTTCGCTGGCTGGCGTTTGTATCTGCTTTAATGTGCTTTGGTGTGGTCGTGCTGTTGGCACTGACTCAGTCACCGTTGCTGATGGAATAA
- the prmC gene encoding peptide chain release factor N(5)-glutamine methyltransferase: MTYQDWLISATAQLATGESPKRDAEILLGFVTGKPRTFLLAFGETALNAAEQQQLTELLARREQGEPIAYLTGEREFWSLPLAVSPATLIPRPDTECLVEQALLRLPQTPCAVLDLGTGTGAIALALASERRDCRVTGVDVQPDAVALATKNAQQLGLDNAHFLPGSWYSPLDQMRFALIASNPPYIDANDVHLSQGDVRFEPASALIAADNGLADLRTIIESAPHYLAAGGWLLLEHGWQQADAVRQLLQTRGFTQIETCQDYGGNDRVSLGRWLDAPTH; encoded by the coding sequence ATGACCTATCAGGATTGGTTAATCTCTGCGACGGCGCAGCTTGCGACGGGAGAAAGCCCGAAGCGAGATGCGGAAATTTTGCTGGGCTTTGTGACTGGCAAGCCCCGCACGTTTCTGTTGGCGTTTGGTGAAACTGCGCTGAACGCGGCTGAACAACAGCAGCTAACTGAACTGCTAGCGCGCCGCGAACAGGGAGAACCCATTGCTTATTTGACCGGCGAGCGTGAGTTCTGGTCACTGCCGCTGGCTGTGTCGCCCGCCACGCTGATTCCCCGCCCCGATACCGAGTGCCTGGTCGAACAGGCGCTGCTGCGTCTGCCTCAAACGCCGTGTGCCGTACTGGATTTGGGCACCGGAACCGGAGCGATTGCGCTGGCGCTGGCCAGTGAACGGCGTGATTGCCGGGTGACGGGCGTTGATGTTCAACCAGACGCTGTCGCGTTAGCGACAAAAAACGCCCAGCAATTGGGACTCGACAACGCCCATTTCTTGCCTGGAAGCTGGTATTCACCGCTTGATCAAATGCGCTTTGCGCTCATCGCCAGTAATCCACCGTATATCGATGCGAATGATGTGCATTTGTCGCAGGGCGATGTTCGTTTTGAACCAGCCAGCGCGCTGATTGCCGCCGACAACGGGCTGGCGGATTTACGCACCATTATTGAATCTGCCCCGCATTATTTAGCGGCCGGTGGTTGGCTGCTGCTGGAACATGGCTGGCAACAGGCTGATGCAGTGCGTCAGCTCTTGCAGACACGCGGATTCACACAAATCGAAACCTGTCAGGACTATGGTGGCAATGACCGCGTGTCGTTAGGACGCTGGTTGGATGCCCCAACGCATTAG
- the prfA gene encoding peptide chain release factor 1 produces the protein MKPSIVAKLEALQERHEEVQALLGEPSVIADMDRFRALSREYAQLTDITRCFQQWQQAQEDLQTAEMMLDDPEMRDMAQEELKEGKATIEALEQQLQVLLLPKDPDDERGCFLEVRAGTGGDEAAIFAGDLFRMYSRYAESRRWRVEVMSASDGEHGGYKEVIAKISGDGVYGQLKFESGGHRVQRVPATESQGRIHTSACTVAVMAEVPEAELPDINPADLRIDTFRSSGAGGQHVNTTDSAIRITHLPTGIVVECQDERSQHKNKAKALSVLGARIRAAEVQKRQQEEASTRRNLLGSGDRSDRIRTYNFPQGRVTDHRINLTLYRLDEVMEGKLDTLIQPVVQEYQADQLAALSEQE, from the coding sequence ATGAAGCCTTCTATTGTTGCTAAACTGGAAGCGTTACAAGAACGCCATGAAGAAGTCCAGGCGTTACTCGGTGAGCCCAGCGTCATCGCTGATATGGATCGTTTTCGCGCGTTGTCGCGAGAATATGCTCAGCTTACTGATATTACTCGCTGTTTCCAGCAATGGCAGCAGGCGCAAGAGGATCTACAGACCGCAGAAATGATGCTCGACGATCCTGAAATGCGCGATATGGCGCAGGAAGAATTGAAAGAGGGTAAAGCGACAATTGAGGCACTGGAGCAGCAGCTTCAGGTGCTGTTGTTGCCGAAAGATCCCGACGATGAGCGCGGCTGTTTTCTGGAAGTGCGTGCCGGGACGGGCGGCGACGAAGCCGCGATTTTTGCCGGCGATCTGTTCCGCATGTACAGCCGCTATGCCGAATCACGCCGCTGGCGCGTCGAGGTTATGAGCGCCAGCGATGGCGAACATGGCGGTTATAAAGAAGTTATCGCTAAAATTTCCGGCGACGGCGTGTACGGCCAGCTCAAATTTGAATCCGGCGGCCATCGCGTGCAGCGCGTTCCTGCCACGGAATCTCAAGGGCGTATTCATACGTCGGCCTGTACGGTCGCCGTGATGGCGGAAGTACCGGAAGCGGAACTGCCGGACATCAACCCTGCGGATTTACGCATCGATACCTTCCGTTCTTCTGGCGCGGGCGGTCAGCACGTTAACACCACCGATTCCGCCATCCGTATTACTCACTTGCCAACCGGCATTGTCGTGGAATGTCAGGACGAGCGTTCACAGCATAAAAACAAAGCCAAAGCGCTGTCTGTGCTGGGGGCACGTATCCGTGCGGCAGAAGTGCAGAAACGCCAGCAGGAAGAAGCGTCAACTCGCCGTAACCTGCTTGGCAGCGGCGATCGTTCTGACCGCATCCGTACCTACAATTTCCCACAGGGAAGGGTGACCGATCACCGTATTAACCTGACGCTTTACCGACTGGATGAAGTCATGGAAGGGAAACTGGATACGCTGATTCAGCCAGTCGTACAGGAATACCAGGCCGATCAACTTGCTGCGTTGTCCGAGCAGGAATAA
- the hemA gene encoding glutamyl-tRNA reductase → MTLLALGINHKTAPVSLRERVVFSPDKLGVALDSLLQQPLVQGGVVLSTCNRTELYLSVDEQENQREQLIRWLCEYHQLRPEEVNGSLYWHQDNAAVSHLMRVASGLDSLVLGEPQILGQVKKAFAESQRGHSLSSELERLFQKSFTVAKRVRTETDIGASAVSVAFAACTLARQIFESLADVTVLLVGAGETIELVARYLREHNVQKMVIANRTRERAQALATEVGAEVITLAELDEQLVQADIVISSTASTLPIIGKGMMERTLKARRNQPMLMVDIAVPRDIEPEVGKLPNVYLYSVDDLHAIIQHNLAQRKAAAVQAESIVQQESSDFMAWLRAQSAVETIRDYRAQADELRAEMTAKALAAIQQGNDVEAVIQELTHRLTNRLIHAPTKSLQQAARDGDQNRLQILRDSLGLD, encoded by the coding sequence ATGACCCTGCTTGCGCTTGGTATTAATCACAAAACCGCACCGGTTTCTCTGCGTGAACGCGTTGTGTTCTCACCAGATAAGTTAGGGGTGGCCCTCGACAGTCTGCTACAGCAACCGCTGGTGCAGGGCGGCGTTGTGCTGTCTACCTGCAATCGTACGGAACTCTATCTTAGCGTTGACGAACAGGAAAACCAGCGTGAGCAGCTGATTCGCTGGCTGTGTGAATATCATCAATTGCGTCCGGAAGAGGTCAACGGCAGTCTGTACTGGCATCAGGATAACGCCGCCGTTAGTCATCTGATGCGCGTGGCCAGCGGTCTGGATTCGCTGGTGTTAGGCGAACCGCAGATTTTGGGACAGGTGAAAAAAGCGTTTGCAGAATCACAACGTGGCCATTCCCTGTCCAGCGAACTGGAGCGGCTGTTCCAGAAGTCTTTTACCGTGGCCAAACGCGTTCGTACGGAAACGGATATCGGTGCCAGCGCCGTGTCGGTGGCATTTGCCGCTTGTACGCTGGCGCGGCAGATCTTTGAATCACTGGCGGATGTTACGGTGCTGCTGGTTGGTGCTGGAGAAACCATTGAATTGGTTGCTCGCTATCTTCGTGAGCACAATGTACAGAAAATGGTGATCGCGAACCGTACCCGTGAACGCGCGCAGGCGCTGGCAACGGAAGTAGGCGCAGAGGTCATCACGTTGGCAGAACTGGATGAACAACTCGTTCAGGCCGACATTGTGATCAGTTCAACGGCCAGTACGCTGCCGATTATCGGAAAAGGGATGATGGAACGGACGCTGAAGGCGAGACGGAATCAGCCAATGCTGATGGTGGATATTGCGGTTCCGCGTGATATTGAGCCGGAAGTCGGCAAATTGCCGAACGTTTATCTCTACAGCGTGGACGATCTACACGCGATCATTCAGCATAACCTCGCGCAGCGCAAAGCGGCAGCGGTGCAGGCCGAATCCATCGTGCAGCAGGAAAGTTCCGACTTCATGGCGTGGCTGCGTGCGCAGTCCGCGGTGGAGACGATTCGCGATTATCGCGCTCAGGCCGATGAGCTGCGTGCGGAAATGACAGCCAAGGCGCTGGCTGCCATCCAACAAGGCAATGACGTTGAAGCGGTGATTCAGGAACTGACGCACCGTTTAACCAACCGCCTGATTCACGCGCCGACCAAATCCCTTCAGCAAGCCGCTCGTGACGGCGATCAGAACCGGTTACAAATTTTACGTGACAGCCTTGGGCTGGACTAG
- the lolB gene encoding lipoprotein insertase outer membrane protein LolB, with the protein MPTKTVRCLRLLPLASVLLAACSVHQPTQTGKSPTSPEWQQHQQKVQQLSQYQTRGAFAYISDSKRVSANFFWQDTPPQRYRLLLTNPLGSTELELRAQPDGVQITDNQGKRYVGKDAEYMIQQLTGMAIPLNNLRQWILGIPGDASEFTLDERYLLKTVTYRQGNQNWNVSYQSYNTELTPPLPTSLELVQGEQRIKLKMNNWMVK; encoded by the coding sequence ATGCCAACCAAAACCGTCCGATGCCTGCGTTTACTGCCTTTAGCCAGCGTGTTGCTAGCCGCTTGTAGCGTTCATCAACCCACTCAAACGGGTAAAAGCCCCACCTCGCCAGAGTGGCAACAACATCAGCAAAAAGTACAGCAACTCAGCCAATATCAGACTCGCGGCGCTTTTGCCTATATCTCCGATAGCAAAAGAGTATCAGCCAATTTTTTCTGGCAGGACACACCACCACAGCGTTATCGATTGCTGCTGACCAACCCACTCGGCAGTACCGAATTAGAACTGCGCGCCCAGCCTGACGGCGTGCAAATCACTGATAATCAGGGCAAGCGTTACGTGGGGAAAGATGCCGAATATATGATTCAGCAGCTCACCGGCATGGCGATCCCGTTGAACAATCTGCGCCAGTGGATTCTCGGCATCCCGGGTGATGCGAGCGAATTCACGCTGGATGAGCGCTATCTGCTGAAAACCGTCACCTATCGCCAGGGCAATCAAAATTGGAATGTCAGCTATCAGAGCTACAACACCGAGCTGACGCCTCCGCTGCCAACCAGCCTGGAGCTGGTTCAGGGGGAACAGCGTATTAAGCTGAAAATGAATAACTGGATGGTTAAATAA
- the ispE gene encoding 4-(cytidine 5'-diphospho)-2-C-methyl-D-erythritol kinase has protein sequence MQPTVIETWPAPAKLNLFLYITGQRKDGYHLLQTLFQFLDYGDTLTIRPRGDDQINLLTPVDGVENEQNLIVRAARLLQQHCERHKLHPARFGADISIDKCLPMGGGLGGGSSNAATVLVALNHLWQSGLSVDTLAELGLQLGADVPVFVRGHAAFAEGIGEQLTPANPPEKWYLVAHPGVSIATPLIFGDPALTRNSPVRDLETLLNQTFVNDCEAIARKRFREVEQLLSWLLEYAPARLTGTGACVFAEFDTEFAARQVLDQAPEWLNGFVARGVNVSPLQRTLSGQL, from the coding sequence ATGCAACCGACGGTTATCGAGACATGGCCTGCCCCCGCCAAGCTGAATCTGTTTCTTTATATTACCGGCCAGAGAAAGGACGGGTATCACCTTTTGCAAACACTATTTCAGTTTCTGGATTACGGTGACACCCTGACAATTCGGCCACGTGGTGACGACCAGATTAACCTGCTTACACCCGTGGACGGTGTAGAGAACGAGCAAAACCTGATCGTCCGCGCCGCACGTTTATTACAGCAGCACTGCGAACGCCATAAGCTGCACCCTGCCCGGTTCGGCGCAGACATCAGCATCGACAAATGCCTGCCGATGGGCGGCGGGCTGGGCGGCGGTTCATCCAATGCGGCTACCGTTTTGGTCGCCCTTAATCATTTGTGGCAAAGCGGGCTGAGCGTTGATACCTTGGCCGAGCTGGGATTGCAATTAGGCGCCGACGTTCCCGTCTTTGTTCGTGGACATGCCGCCTTTGCCGAAGGTATTGGTGAACAGTTAACGCCAGCAAATCCGCCAGAGAAATGGTACTTGGTGGCACACCCCGGCGTGAGTATCGCCACGCCGTTGATTTTCGGCGATCCGGCGTTGACGCGTAATTCGCCAGTTCGTGATTTAGAAACTTTATTAAACCAGACCTTCGTCAATGATTGTGAAGCTATCGCAAGAAAACGTTTTCGTGAGGTTGAACAGCTACTTTCATGGCTGCTAGAATATGCCCCGGCGCGCCTGACTGGAACGGGGGCTTGTGTGTTTGCAGAGTTTGACACCGAGTTCGCAGCCCGTCAGGTGCTTGACCAGGCCCCGGAATGGCTAAACGGTTTCGTCGCGCGAGGCGTTAACGTCTCTCCGCTACAACGTACGCTTTCCGGGCAACTTTAG
- the prs gene encoding ribose-phosphate diphosphokinase, with the protein MPDMKLFAGNAIPELAQRIANRLYTSLGDAAVGRFSDGEVSVQINENVRGGDIFIIQSTCAPTNDNLMELVVMVDALRRASAGRITAVIPYFGYARQDRRVRSARVPITAKVVADFLSSVGVDRVLTVDLHAEQIQGFFDVPVDNVFGSPILLEDMLQQNLENPIVVSPDIGGVVRARAIAKLLNDTDMAIIDKRRPRANVSQVMHIIGDVAGRDCVLVDDMIDTGGTLCKAAEALKERGAKRVFAYATHPIFSGNAYENIKNSVIDEVIVCDTIPLAENIRSLPNVRTLTLSGMLAEAIRRISNEESISAMFEH; encoded by the coding sequence GTGCCTGATATGAAGCTTTTTGCTGGTAACGCCATCCCGGAACTAGCACAACGTATTGCCAACCGTTTGTACACTAGCCTTGGCGACGCCGCTGTCGGTCGTTTTAGCGATGGCGAAGTCAGCGTGCAAATCAATGAAAATGTACGCGGTGGTGATATTTTCATCATCCAGTCCACCTGTGCACCCACCAATGACAACCTGATGGAACTGGTTGTGATGGTCGATGCTCTGCGTCGCGCTTCCGCGGGACGTATTACCGCCGTTATCCCCTACTTCGGCTATGCCCGTCAGGACCGTCGCGTGCGTTCCGCACGTGTGCCAATCACCGCGAAAGTCGTTGCTGACTTCCTGTCCAGCGTCGGTGTTGACCGTGTTCTGACCGTTGATCTGCACGCTGAGCAGATTCAGGGTTTCTTCGATGTTCCGGTAGATAACGTATTCGGTAGCCCGATCCTGCTGGAAGATATGCTGCAACAGAATCTGGAAAACCCGATCGTGGTTTCTCCTGATATCGGTGGCGTTGTGCGTGCGCGCGCAATCGCTAAACTGCTGAACGATACCGACATGGCGATCATCGACAAGCGCCGTCCGCGTGCCAACGTTTCTCAGGTGATGCACATCATCGGTGACGTCGCTGGTCGTGACTGTGTACTGGTTGACGATATGATCGACACTGGCGGTACGCTGTGTAAAGCGGCGGAAGCGCTGAAAGAACGTGGTGCTAAACGCGTATTCGCTTATGCCACACACCCGATCTTCTCAGGCAATGCTTACGAGAACATCAAGAACTCTGTAATTGATGAAGTGATTGTCTGCGATACCATTCCGCTGGCGGAAAACATTCGTTCACTGCCGAATGTTCGTACGTTAACGCTGTCCGGGATGTTGGCCGAAGCGATTCGTCGTATCAGCAACGAAGAATCTATTTCTGCGATGTTTGAGCATTAA
- the ychH gene encoding stress-induced protein YchH: MKRKNVTVLGNMLMGLGMILMIGGIGFSIASQFPKLNVPEYMTYIDLVGIFSGAIFWLVGARISGREEVADRYWWVKHFDKRCRRQRHP; the protein is encoded by the coding sequence ATGAAACGTAAAAACGTGACAGTATTGGGTAACATGTTGATGGGGCTCGGTATGATTCTGATGATTGGTGGAATTGGTTTTTCCATCGCCAGCCAATTCCCTAAACTGAATGTCCCTGAATATATGACTTATATTGATCTGGTCGGTATTTTCTCTGGTGCAATATTTTGGTTAGTGGGAGCACGTATTAGCGGGCGTGAAGAAGTCGCAGACCGTTATTGGTGGGTTAAACACTTTGATAAGCGTTGCCGCCGCCAACGTCACCCATAA
- the pth gene encoding aminoacyl-tRNA hydrolase: MSSIKLIVGLANPGAEYAATRHNAGAWFVDRLADAYRQPLKEESKFFGYTSRLNLAGQDVRLLVPTTFMNLSGKAVAAMATFYRIQPDEILVAHDELDLLPGIAKLKLGGGHGGHNGLKDIISKLGNNPNFHRLRIGIGHPGDKSKVTGFVLGKPPTSEQTLIDDAIDEAVRCTEILMKEDMIKAMNRLHAFKAA; this comes from the coding sequence GTGAGCAGCATTAAATTAATTGTCGGCCTGGCGAATCCCGGCGCTGAATATGCCGCCACCCGCCATAATGCGGGCGCCTGGTTTGTCGATCGTCTGGCGGACGCTTACCGTCAGCCGCTGAAAGAAGAAAGCAAATTTTTTGGTTACACCTCCCGCCTGAATCTGGCTGGACAAGATGTACGCCTGCTGGTCCCTACCACGTTCATGAATTTGAGTGGTAAAGCCGTCGCAGCAATGGCCACCTTCTATCGCATCCAGCCTGATGAAATTCTGGTTGCACACGATGAACTGGATTTATTACCGGGGATTGCCAAACTTAAACTGGGTGGCGGACACGGCGGCCACAACGGGCTGAAAGATATCATCAGCAAATTGGGTAACAACCCAAACTTCCATCGTTTACGCATTGGTATCGGCCATCCGGGTGATAAAAGCAAAGTTACTGGCTTTGTGCTGGGTAAACCGCCGACAAGCGAGCAGACGCTGATCGACGATGCCATTGACGAAGCCGTGCGCTGCACAGAAATTCTGATGAAAGAAGACATGATCAAAGCGATGAACCGCTTGCATGCCTTCAAAGCGGCATAA
- the ychF gene encoding redox-regulated ATPase YchF, with amino-acid sequence MGFKCGIVGLPNVGKSTLFNALTKAGIEAANFPFCTIEPNTGVVPMPDPRLDKLAEIVKPQRILPTTMEFVDIAGLVKGASKGEGLGNQFLTNIRETEAIGHVVRCFENDNIIHVNNKVDPADDIDVINTELALSDLDTCERAIHRVQKRAKGGDKDAKAELAALEKCLPQLENAGMLRSLDLSDEDKAAIKYLSFLTLKPTMYIANVNEDGFENNPYLDKVREIAAAEGSVVVAVCAAVESDIAELDDADREEFMAELGLEEPGLNRVIRAGYELLNLQTYFTAGVKEVRAWTIPVGATAPQAAGKIHTDFEKGFIRAQTIAYEDFITYKGEQGAKEAGKMRSEGKDYIVKDGDVMNFLFNV; translated from the coding sequence ATGGGATTCAAATGCGGTATCGTTGGGCTGCCTAACGTCGGTAAATCCACTCTGTTCAATGCGTTGACCAAAGCCGGCATCGAAGCGGCCAACTTCCCGTTTTGTACCATCGAGCCAAATACTGGCGTCGTGCCGATGCCCGATCCACGTCTGGACAAACTGGCCGAAATCGTTAAGCCACAGCGTATCCTCCCTACCACCATGGAATTTGTTGATATCGCGGGTCTGGTAAAGGGCGCGTCCAAAGGTGAAGGCTTGGGTAACCAGTTCTTGACCAACATCCGTGAAACCGAAGCCATCGGTCACGTTGTCCGCTGCTTTGAAAACGACAACATCATCCATGTAAACAACAAAGTTGATCCGGCCGATGACATCGACGTCATCAATACCGAGCTGGCGTTGTCTGACCTCGATACCTGTGAGCGTGCCATTCACCGCGTGCAGAAGAGAGCCAAAGGTGGCGATAAAGATGCGAAAGCTGAACTGGCCGCGCTGGAGAAATGCTTACCGCAGTTGGAAAACGCCGGGATGCTGCGCTCACTGGATTTAAGCGATGAAGATAAAGCAGCCATCAAATACCTGAGCTTCCTGACGCTGAAGCCAACCATGTACATCGCCAACGTCAACGAAGACGGTTTTGAAAATAACCCGTACCTCGATAAAGTGCGCGAAATCGCGGCCGCTGAAGGTTCTGTCGTTGTAGCCGTCTGTGCTGCCGTTGAATCAGATATCGCGGAACTGGATGATGCCGACCGTGAAGAGTTTATGGCTGAGTTGGGTCTGGAAGAACCGGGTCTGAACCGCGTTATCCGCGCGGGCTATGAACTGCTGAACCTGCAAACCTACTTCACCGCTGGCGTGAAAGAAGTTCGCGCATGGACCATCCCTGTCGGCGCTACCGCCCCGCAGGCTGCGGGTAAAATTCACACCGACTTCGAGAAAGGCTTCATCCGCGCACAAACGATCGCCTATGAAGATTTCATCACCTACAAAGGTGAACAAGGCGCGAAAGAAGCCGGAAAAATGCGTTCAGAAGGCAAAGACTACATCGTAAAAGATGGCGACGTCATGAACTTCCTGTTTAACGTCTAA
- a CDS encoding phosphoethanolamine transferase produces the protein MFQRLSSLQLNPIQLTWVAALFFTTIGNIGLWQMLWSNVEINSLHCLLFFISLPVFFFCLINLLFTPVLALPYVRKPLLALLVVISASCSYFMFSYNVLIDRGMVQNVFENNQAELASYFSIPLLLTILVLGVLPAAVMVCLPTKQTEHPFQNALWWLGNVLVTFAVLAAVTMLFYKDYASLLRNNLQIRDQVLPFNFVRSTNGYLKRYLKRTTSQLLRTVAEDATRPVIVAGERPKLEIAVVGETVRTQNFQMVYTERMLGKSIDVLQRYSGQRDVAMIHLSDHGESLGERGIYLHGTPYLIAPKEQMQMPMVMWFSPVFVQDAGFNLTCLRNNAENKDYSHDNFTIPGLACLLFKAGCTNPNWMCLRHVAS, from the coding sequence GTGTTTCAACGTCTGTCATCCTTGCAGCTCAACCCGATACAGCTGACTTGGGTAGCCGCACTGTTCTTCACCACCATTGGCAATATTGGGCTGTGGCAAATGTTATGGTCCAACGTGGAGATCAACAGCTTACACTGCTTGCTGTTTTTCATCAGCCTGCCGGTTTTCTTTTTCTGCCTTATCAACCTGTTGTTCACGCCAGTTTTGGCATTACCGTATGTGCGTAAGCCGCTACTTGCACTCTTGGTTGTCATCAGCGCCAGCTGTAGTTACTTCATGTTCAGCTATAACGTGCTGATCGATCGCGGCATGGTGCAGAACGTCTTTGAGAACAATCAGGCAGAACTCGCCTCGTACTTTTCTATTCCCTTGCTGCTCACCATTCTTGTGCTTGGTGTGTTACCTGCTGCGGTGATGGTTTGTTTGCCCACCAAACAGACCGAACATCCCTTCCAAAACGCGCTATGGTGGCTGGGCAATGTCCTGGTGACATTCGCCGTGCTGGCCGCGGTGACGATGCTGTTCTACAAGGACTACGCCTCGTTGCTGCGCAACAATCTGCAAATCAGGGATCAGGTGCTACCTTTCAACTTTGTGCGCAGTACTAACGGCTACCTGAAGCGCTACCTGAAACGCACGACATCGCAGTTGTTGCGAACCGTGGCCGAAGATGCCACGCGTCCTGTGATTGTTGCCGGAGAGCGGCCTAAACTCGAGATTGCCGTGGTAGGTGAAACCGTGCGGACACAGAACTTCCAGATGGTCTACACCGAGCGGATGCTAGGTAAATCTATCGACGTGCTGCAGCGCTATTCAGGGCAACGCGACGTAGCCATGATCCACCTTTCCGATCATGGTGAGTCGTTGGGAGAGCGGGGCATCTATCTACACGGCACGCCTTACCTTATTGCGCCCAAAGAGCAAATGCAGATGCCAATGGTGATGTGGTTCTCACCGGTATTTGTGCAAGATGCCGGCTTCAATCTCACCTGCCTGCGCAATAACGCGGAGAACAAAGACTATAGCCACGACAATTTTACTATTCCAGGCTTGGCCTGTTTGCTGTTCAAAGCAGGGTGTACCAATCCGAACTGGATGTGTCTGCGCCATGTCGCGAGCTGA